One stretch of Microbacterium terrae DNA includes these proteins:
- a CDS encoding polyribonucleotide nucleotidyltransferase translates to MEGPEITAAEAVLDNGRFGTRTVRFETGRLAQQAQGAVAAYLDEETMLLSATSAGKHPREGFDFFPLTVDVEERSYAAGKIPGSFFRREGRPSTEAILVCRLIDRPLRPSFVDGLRNEVQIVVTVLSIAPGEFYDALAINAASLSTQISGLPFSGPIAGVRLALIPGHGDVADQWIAFPTVSQLEDAVFDLIVAGRVITDADGNEDVAIMMVEAEATEGSWNLIKGGATKPNEQVVAEGLEASKPFIKQLVAAQNVVANTAAKEIKEFPVFLPYSQQTYDFVAGRAYDKLVPIYQIADKQARQNADDELKDAVKAELAAAIESGELPAVAASEFGAAYKSVTKLIVRGRILSEGVRMDGRGLADIRPLDAEVQVIPRVHGSAIFQRGETQILGVTTLNMLKMEQQIDSLSPVTSKRYMHHYNFPPYSTGETGRVGSPKRREIGHGFLAERALVPVLPSREEFPYAIRQVSEALGSNGSTSMGSVCASTLSLLNAGVPLRAPVAGIAMGLVSDEVDGQTRYAALTDILGAEDALGDMDFKVAGTSEFVTAIQLDTKLDGIPSSVLTAALQQARDARLTILNVLNAAIDSPDEMAPTAPRVISVQIPVDKIGELIGPKGKTINAIQDETGAQISIEEDGTVYIGATDGPSAEAARAQVNAIANPTNPEVGEQFLGTVVKIATFGAFISLLPGKDGLLHVSEVRKLAGGKRVENVEDVLGVGQKLLVRITKIDDRGKLSLEPVVEEAADAAPAAEAVEAPAEA, encoded by the coding sequence TTGGAAGGTCCTGAAATCACCGCCGCTGAAGCCGTTCTCGACAACGGCCGCTTCGGCACCCGCACCGTCCGCTTCGAGACCGGACGACTCGCGCAGCAGGCACAGGGTGCCGTCGCCGCGTACCTCGACGAGGAGACGATGCTCCTCTCGGCCACCAGCGCCGGCAAGCACCCGCGCGAAGGCTTCGACTTCTTCCCGCTGACCGTCGACGTCGAGGAGCGCTCGTACGCCGCCGGCAAGATCCCCGGTTCGTTCTTCCGTCGTGAGGGTCGCCCCTCGACCGAGGCGATCCTCGTCTGCCGTCTCATCGACCGCCCGCTGCGTCCGTCGTTCGTCGACGGTCTCCGCAACGAGGTGCAGATCGTCGTCACCGTGCTCTCGATCGCCCCGGGCGAGTTCTACGACGCGCTCGCGATCAACGCGGCGTCGCTCTCGACCCAGATCTCGGGTCTGCCGTTCTCGGGCCCGATCGCCGGCGTCCGCCTCGCGCTCATCCCCGGTCACGGCGACGTCGCTGACCAGTGGATCGCGTTCCCGACCGTCAGCCAGCTCGAAGACGCCGTCTTCGACCTCATCGTCGCCGGTCGCGTCATCACCGACGCCGACGGCAACGAGGACGTCGCGATCATGATGGTCGAGGCCGAGGCCACCGAGGGCTCGTGGAACCTCATCAAGGGCGGCGCCACCAAGCCGAACGAGCAGGTCGTCGCCGAGGGCCTCGAGGCCTCGAAGCCGTTCATCAAGCAGCTCGTCGCCGCTCAGAACGTCGTCGCGAACACCGCTGCGAAGGAGATCAAGGAGTTCCCGGTCTTCCTTCCCTACAGCCAGCAGACCTACGACTTCGTCGCCGGCCGCGCCTACGACAAGCTCGTCCCGATCTACCAGATCGCCGACAAGCAGGCCCGTCAGAACGCCGACGACGAGCTCAAGGACGCCGTCAAGGCGGAGCTCGCTGCGGCGATCGAGTCGGGTGAGCTGCCCGCCGTCGCGGCGAGCGAGTTCGGTGCGGCGTACAAGTCGGTCACCAAGCTCATCGTCCGCGGTCGCATCCTCAGCGAGGGTGTGCGCATGGACGGCCGTGGCCTCGCCGACATCCGTCCGCTCGACGCAGAGGTGCAGGTCATCCCGCGCGTGCACGGCTCGGCGATCTTCCAGCGCGGCGAGACCCAGATCCTGGGCGTCACCACGCTGAACATGCTCAAGATGGAGCAGCAGATCGACTCGCTGTCGCCCGTCACGAGCAAGCGCTACATGCACCACTACAACTTCCCGCCGTACTCGACCGGTGAGACCGGCCGTGTCGGTTCGCCGAAGCGTCGCGAGATCGGGCACGGCTTCCTCGCCGAGCGCGCGCTCGTGCCGGTGCTGCCCAGCCGCGAGGAGTTCCCGTACGCGATCCGTCAGGTCTCCGAGGCGCTCGGTTCCAACGGCTCCACGTCGATGGGCTCGGTGTGCGCGTCGACCCTGTCGCTGCTCAACGCCGGTGTGCCGCTGCGCGCACCCGTCGCGGGCATCGCGATGGGTCTCGTGTCCGACGAGGTCGACGGTCAGACCCGCTACGCGGCGCTGACCGACATCCTGGGCGCGGAGGACGCGCTCGGCGACATGGACTTCAAGGTCGCGGGAACCAGCGAGTTCGTCACCGCGATCCAGCTCGACACGAAGCTCGACGGCATCCCGTCGTCGGTGCTGACCGCCGCGCTGCAGCAGGCGCGCGACGCGCGTCTGACGATCCTCAACGTGCTGAACGCCGCGATCGACAGCCCCGACGAGATGGCGCCGACCGCGCCGCGCGTGATCAGCGTGCAGATCCCGGTCGACAAGATCGGCGAGCTGATCGGCCCGAAGGGCAAGACGATCAACGCGATCCAGGACGAGACCGGCGCGCAGATCTCCATCGAGGAGGACGGTACCGTCTACATCGGCGCGACCGACGGCCCGTCGGCCGAGGCCGCCCGTGCCCAGGTCAACGCGATCGCGAACCCCACCAACCCGGAGGTCGGCGAGCAGTTCCTCGGAACTGTCGTCAAGATCGCCACGTTCGGTGCGTTCATCTCGCTCCTGCCCGGCAAGGACGGACTGCTGCACGTCAGCGAGGTCCGCAAGCTCGCCGGCGGCAAGCGCGTCGAGAACGTCGAGGACGTTCTCGGTGTCGGCCAGAAGCTCCTGGTGCGCATCACCAAGATCGACGACCGCGGCAAGCTCTCGCTCGAGCCCGTGGTCGAAGAGGCCGCTGACGCCGCTCCGGCGGCAGAGGCCGTGGAGGCGCCCGCCGAGGCGTGA
- a CDS encoding DedA family protein: MVDDVLMGIAASPWALPVLFALVLGDAFLVVVPGEAAVTAFGALAVTQGEPALFWVIAIATVAAVAGDAACYAVGRVIGLERWRWMRGPRARAAFAWARARLEHRAALVLFTARFIPFARLAVNLSAGATRLPAGRFLLIAGAAALAWASYQAVIGAVVAALLPGGPAVAVVVSVVLAVGIGLAVDAVLARRLRARG, from the coding sequence GTGGTCGACGACGTGCTGATGGGCATCGCGGCGAGTCCGTGGGCGCTGCCCGTGCTGTTCGCGCTGGTGCTCGGCGATGCGTTCCTCGTCGTCGTGCCGGGCGAGGCTGCGGTGACCGCATTCGGCGCCCTCGCCGTCACGCAGGGCGAGCCCGCGCTCTTCTGGGTGATCGCGATCGCCACGGTCGCCGCGGTCGCGGGCGACGCGGCATGCTACGCGGTGGGTCGGGTGATCGGGCTCGAGCGGTGGCGATGGATGCGCGGACCACGGGCTCGGGCGGCGTTCGCGTGGGCGCGGGCCCGGCTCGAGCATCGCGCAGCGCTCGTGCTGTTCACCGCCCGCTTCATCCCGTTCGCCCGCCTCGCGGTGAACCTCAGCGCCGGGGCGACCCGGCTCCCCGCCGGCCGCTTCCTGCTCATCGCGGGAGCTGCCGCGCTCGCCTGGGCGTCGTACCAGGCGGTGATCGGCGCCGTCGTGGCAGCGCTCCTGCCCGGCGGCCCGGCGGTCGCCGTCGTGGTCTCGGTCGTGCTCGCCGTCGGTATCGGCCTCGCCGTCGACGCGGTGCTCGCGCGGCGCCTGCGGGCCCGTGGCTGA
- a CDS encoding DUF5302 domain-containing protein, which translates to MSTDTPSAASDEMKRKFKEALEKKNAHHREGESHLDGDSAIHGTHGAVTKREFRRKSG; encoded by the coding sequence ATGAGCACCGACACACCCAGCGCCGCGTCCGACGAGATGAAGCGCAAGTTCAAGGAAGCGCTCGAGAAGAAGAACGCCCACCACCGCGAGGGCGAATCGCACCTGGACGGCGACTCCGCCATCCACGGCACCCACGGCGCGGTGACCAAGCGGGAGTTCCGCCGCAAGAGCGGCTGA
- a CDS encoding glycosyltransferase, translating to MRVALLAESFLPHMNGVTGSVLQVLRHLAEAGHETLVIAPRSGEVSADLHGARTELLRSVPLPSYPEVRVVFARAARLATILRSFDPDVVHLASPFVLGWQGVAAADALRVPSVAVYQTDVVSYAERYGLPHAQALVGAHIARLHRRATLTLAPSTASIAQLEDLGVDRLRRWGRGVDTDRFAPERRTAAWRSSVAGGRTVIGYVGRLAPEKQVADLAALADIDGARLVVVGEGPSRAGLEAALPSAVFTGHLGGADLAEAMAGFDVFVHPGESETFGQTIQEALASGVPVVATGTGGPVDLVRSSVDGWLYRPGDLRDLRARVADLVGDEGKRRAFGEAAREGMRNRSWDAVCRELVGHYEEARVLRPIDDRLPARAARPAGASPAGASVEPVAPADGGEAAPTRTSDAVGARTWRRYVALGDSLTEGLCDASRMPDGHFRGWADRLAELIAHADPGSALRYANLAVRSRKVGDVVTEQLGAALVLRPDLVSVLIGANDLVGRHCDPAALARDVEAVVRRLRDTGADVLLVTPFLPHRVAAHLFLERRFAVYAEHLRRVAAETGSILLDLQAKRRIGELDLWAADRVHLGSSGHRFVAYRAADALGVPDAEALAGLDAALHEHDPAVTGTWLGRDVLPWVWRRVRGRTAGDGLAAKHAGYVTVGGPGRARSRAETG from the coding sequence GTGAGAGTCGCACTCCTCGCCGAATCCTTCCTGCCCCACATGAACGGGGTGACGGGCTCCGTGCTCCAGGTGCTCCGGCACCTCGCCGAAGCCGGTCACGAGACCCTGGTGATCGCCCCGCGGTCGGGCGAGGTGTCTGCCGACCTGCACGGCGCCCGCACCGAGCTGCTGCGCTCCGTGCCGCTGCCGAGCTACCCCGAGGTGCGCGTCGTGTTCGCACGCGCGGCCCGCCTGGCGACCATCCTCCGGAGCTTCGACCCCGACGTCGTGCACCTCGCCTCGCCCTTCGTGCTCGGCTGGCAGGGCGTGGCCGCGGCCGACGCGCTGCGCGTGCCATCGGTCGCGGTGTACCAGACCGATGTGGTCTCGTACGCGGAGCGCTACGGCCTGCCGCACGCACAGGCGCTGGTGGGGGCGCACATCGCGCGCCTGCACCGGCGCGCCACGCTCACCCTCGCGCCCTCGACGGCGTCGATCGCCCAGCTCGAAGACCTGGGCGTCGATCGCCTGCGCCGCTGGGGCAGGGGAGTCGACACCGACCGCTTCGCCCCCGAGCGCCGCACGGCCGCGTGGCGCAGCTCGGTCGCCGGAGGCCGGACCGTGATCGGCTACGTCGGCCGGCTCGCGCCGGAGAAGCAGGTGGCCGACCTCGCGGCGCTCGCCGACATCGACGGCGCACGGCTGGTCGTGGTGGGCGAGGGGCCCTCGCGCGCGGGGCTCGAGGCCGCCCTGCCGTCGGCGGTGTTCACCGGGCACCTGGGCGGCGCCGACCTCGCCGAGGCGATGGCGGGCTTCGACGTCTTCGTGCACCCGGGCGAGAGCGAGACGTTCGGCCAGACGATCCAGGAGGCGCTCGCGAGCGGCGTGCCCGTCGTGGCGACCGGCACCGGCGGACCGGTGGACCTCGTGCGCTCCAGCGTCGACGGCTGGCTCTACCGCCCCGGTGACCTCCGCGACCTGCGGGCGCGCGTCGCCGATCTCGTCGGCGACGAGGGCAAGCGTCGCGCGTTCGGCGAGGCGGCCCGCGAGGGGATGCGGAACCGGTCGTGGGATGCGGTGTGCCGCGAGCTCGTCGGCCACTACGAGGAGGCGCGGGTGCTGCGCCCCATCGACGACCGTCTTCCGGCGCGCGCGGCGCGCCCGGCCGGCGCGTCACCGGCCGGCGCGTCGGTGGAGCCCGTCGCTCCCGCAGACGGCGGGGAGGCTGCCCCGACGCGCACCTCCGACGCGGTCGGCGCCCGCACCTGGCGCCGCTACGTCGCCCTGGGGGACTCGCTCACCGAGGGCCTCTGCGATGCCTCGCGCATGCCCGACGGGCACTTCCGCGGATGGGCCGACCGCCTCGCCGAGCTGATCGCGCACGCCGACCCGGGCAGCGCGCTGCGCTACGCGAACCTCGCCGTGCGCAGCCGCAAGGTGGGCGACGTCGTGACGGAGCAGCTCGGGGCGGCCCTGGTGCTGCGACCGGATCTCGTGTCGGTGCTCATCGGGGCGAACGACCTCGTCGGACGGCACTGCGACCCGGCGGCGCTCGCACGCGACGTCGAAGCCGTCGTGCGTCGGCTGCGCGACACCGGCGCGGACGTGCTGCTGGTGACGCCGTTCCTGCCGCACCGTGTGGCGGCGCACCTCTTCCTCGAGCGACGCTTCGCCGTCTACGCGGAACACCTCCGCCGCGTCGCCGCCGAGACCGGGTCGATCCTGCTCGACCTGCAGGCGAAGCGTCGGATCGGAGAGCTCGACCTCTGGGCCGCCGACCGCGTGCATCTGGGCTCGAGCGGGCACCGGTTCGTCGCATATCGCGCGGCGGACGCGCTGGGAGTCCCCGACGCCGAGGCGCTCGCCGGGCTCGATGCCGCACTGCACGAACACGATCCGGCGGTCACGGGCACGTGGCTCGGTCGCGACGTGCTGCCGTGGGTATGGCGCCGGGTGCGGGGCCGCACCGCCGGCGACGGACTCGCCGCGAAGCACGCGGGGTACGTGACGGTGGGCGGCCCCGGCCGTGCTCGATCGCGGGCCGAGACGGGGTGA